In one Oscillospiraceae bacterium genomic region, the following are encoded:
- the pfkA gene encoding ATP-dependent 6-phosphofructokinase, which yields MENAVRRIGVLTSGGDAPGMNAAIRSVVRTATSMGIECVGIRRGYNGLITGDFERMDFESVSGLLRRGGTALYSARSEEFKTGAGRERAVATCKLLGLEGIVGIGGDGTFRGLLELSKTGISVVGIPGTIDNDIACSTYTIGYDTACNTAIESIDKLRDTMASHERCSVVEVMGHTAGHLALYVGVACGATCVLVPEHEVDFERDVIEPIRRARLSGRTHFMVIVAEGVASAYEVAGKIKDFTALDTRVTVLGHVQRGGSPSARDRITATYMGYEAVRLLAEGKTNRVVCVQGETYVDYDIDEALGMHKGLNEQTYDVMHALTGMD from the coding sequence ATGGAGAATGCTGTCCGCCGCATCGGCGTGCTGACCAGCGGGGGAGACGCCCCCGGCATGAACGCCGCCATCCGCTCCGTGGTGCGTACCGCCACCAGTATGGGGATCGAGTGCGTGGGCATCCGCCGGGGCTACAACGGCCTTATCACCGGGGATTTTGAACGCATGGATTTCGAGAGCGTCAGCGGCCTGCTGCGCCGGGGGGGCACCGCGCTCTACTCCGCCCGCAGCGAGGAGTTCAAGACCGGGGCCGGGCGGGAGCGCGCGGTGGCCACCTGCAAGCTGCTGGGCCTGGAGGGCATCGTGGGAATCGGCGGCGACGGCACCTTCCGGGGCCTGCTGGAGCTGTCCAAGACGGGCATCTCCGTGGTGGGCATCCCCGGCACCATCGACAACGACATCGCCTGCTCCACCTACACCATCGGCTACGACACCGCCTGCAACACCGCCATCGAGTCCATCGACAAGCTGCGGGACACCATGGCCTCCCACGAGCGCTGCTCCGTGGTGGAGGTCATGGGCCATACCGCGGGCCACCTGGCCCTCTATGTGGGCGTGGCCTGCGGCGCCACCTGCGTGCTGGTGCCCGAGCACGAGGTGGACTTTGAGCGGGACGTGATCGAGCCCATCCGCCGGGCCCGCCTGAGCGGGCGCACCCACTTCATGGTCATCGTGGCCGAGGGGGTGGCCAGCGCCTACGAGGTGGCCGGCAAGATCAAGGACTTTACCGCCCTGGATACCCGCGTCACCGTGCTGGGCCACGTGCAGCGGGGCGGCTCGCCCTCCGCCCGGGACCGCATCACCGCCACCTACATGGGCTATGAGGCCGTCCGCCTGCTGGCCGAGGGCAAGACCAACCGCGTGGTCTGTGTCCAGGGGGAGACCTACGTGGACTACGACATCGACGAGGCGCTGGGCATGCACAAGGGCCTCAACGAGCAGACCTACGACGTGATGCACGCCCTGACCGGCATGGATTAG
- the pfp_1 gene encoding pyrophosphate--fructose 6-phosphate 1-phosphotransferase yields MSELRGACIIGQSGGPTAVINASALGVIRTALDADCITRVLGAAHGIKGVLADQLYDMGQEDPAELDLLKYTPSSALGSCRYKLADPEKDDTDYKRILEIFQKYDVRYFFYNGGNDSMDTCAKIARYMQKVGYECRVMGVPKTIDNDLNGTDHCPGFGSAAKYIATTCMEVHRDAHVYDTPMVTIIEIMGRHAGWLAGSAALASWAGYGPDLVYLPEVDFDMDQFVDDVSAIYKRTGKCMVAVSEGIHHADGTFVSEAKTSATDGFGHAQLGGLASTLAEIIRQMLNTKVRAIELSLLQRCGSHVASRTDVDEAFMAGKAAVEAAIAGETGKMVVFQCTREEDLYICNTALEPVEVAANREKKVPRDWINAAGNNVEQEFIDYALPLIQGDIEPLREDSLPRFAKLKKVLTTDM; encoded by the coding sequence ATGAGTGAATTACGCGGAGCCTGCATCATCGGGCAGTCCGGCGGCCCCACCGCCGTCATCAACGCCAGCGCGCTGGGCGTCATCAGGACTGCGCTGGACGCGGACTGTATTACCCGGGTGCTGGGCGCAGCCCACGGCATCAAGGGCGTGCTGGCCGACCAGCTCTACGACATGGGCCAGGAGGATCCCGCCGAGCTGGATCTTTTGAAGTACACCCCCTCCTCCGCCTTGGGCTCCTGCCGCTATAAGCTGGCCGACCCCGAGAAGGACGACACCGACTATAAGCGCATTTTGGAGATTTTTCAGAAGTACGACGTGCGCTACTTCTTCTACAACGGCGGCAACGACTCCATGGACACCTGCGCCAAGATTGCCCGGTACATGCAGAAGGTGGGCTACGAGTGCCGCGTGATGGGCGTGCCCAAGACCATTGACAACGACCTCAACGGCACCGATCACTGCCCCGGCTTCGGCTCGGCGGCCAAGTACATCGCCACCACCTGCATGGAGGTCCACCGGGACGCCCACGTCTACGACACCCCCATGGTGACCATCATCGAGATCATGGGCCGCCACGCGGGCTGGCTGGCAGGCTCCGCCGCTCTGGCCTCCTGGGCGGGCTACGGACCCGACCTGGTGTACCTGCCCGAGGTGGACTTCGACATGGACCAGTTCGTGGACGACGTGTCCGCCATCTACAAGCGCACCGGCAAGTGCATGGTGGCGGTGTCCGAGGGTATCCACCACGCCGACGGCACCTTCGTCTCCGAGGCCAAGACCTCCGCCACCGACGGCTTCGGCCACGCCCAGCTGGGCGGGCTGGCCTCCACCCTGGCCGAGATCATCCGCCAGATGCTCAACACCAAGGTCCGCGCCATCGAGCTCTCCCTGCTCCAGCGCTGCGGCTCCCACGTGGCCTCCCGCACCGACGTGGACGAGGCCTTTATGGCGGGCAAGGCCGCCGTGGAGGCCGCCATCGCCGGCGAGACGGGCAAGATGGTGGTCTTCCAGTGCACCCGCGAGGAGGACCTCTATATCTGCAACACCGCCCTGGAGCCCGTTGAGGTGGCCGCCAACCGGGAGAAAAAGGTCCCCCGCGACTGGATCAACGCCGCGGGCAACAACGTGGAGCAGGAGTTCATCGACTACGCCCTGCCCCTCATCCAAGGGGACATCGAGCCCCTGCGCGAGGACAGCCTGCCCCGCTTCGCCAAGCTGAAAAAGGTGCTCACCACCGACATGTAA
- the fba_1 gene encoding fructose-1,6-bisphosphate aldolase, class II — protein sequence MPLVTSTEMFRKAYEGGYAIGAFNVNNMEIIQGITEAAKDLNAPLILQVSAGARKYANHTYLIKLVEAAVIETGLPIVLHLDHGDSFELCKSCIDGGFTSVMIDASSKSFADNIAVTKQVVEYAHDHGVVVEAELGTLAGVEDDVKVKAEDSSYTRPEEVEEFVTKTGCDSLAIAIGTSHGAYKFKPGSKPQLRFDILEEVAKRLPGFPIVLHGSSSVPQEYVQMINENGGNMPGAIGVPEDQLRQAARLAVCKINIDSDLRLAMTGTIRKYFAEHPADFDPRQYLKPARANIKELVKHKLTDVLGCDGKA from the coding sequence ATGCCACTGGTCACATCCACTGAAATGTTCAGGAAAGCCTACGAGGGCGGCTACGCCATCGGCGCTTTCAACGTCAACAACATGGAGATCATCCAGGGTATCACTGAGGCTGCCAAGGATTTGAACGCCCCCCTGATTCTTCAGGTTTCCGCCGGAGCCCGTAAATATGCCAACCATACCTACCTCATCAAGCTGGTGGAGGCCGCGGTCATCGAGACCGGGCTGCCCATCGTGCTGCACCTGGACCACGGCGACAGCTTTGAGCTGTGCAAGAGCTGCATTGACGGCGGCTTCACCTCCGTTATGATCGACGCCTCCTCCAAGTCCTTCGCCGACAACATCGCCGTCACCAAGCAGGTGGTGGAGTACGCCCACGACCACGGCGTGGTGGTGGAGGCCGAGCTGGGCACCCTGGCCGGCGTGGAGGACGACGTGAAGGTCAAGGCCGAGGACTCCTCCTATACCCGTCCCGAGGAGGTGGAGGAGTTCGTCACCAAGACCGGCTGCGACTCCCTGGCCATCGCCATCGGCACCAGCCACGGCGCCTACAAGTTCAAGCCCGGCAGCAAGCCCCAGCTGCGCTTCGACATCCTGGAGGAGGTCGCCAAGCGGCTGCCCGGCTTCCCCATCGTGCTCCACGGCTCCTCCTCCGTGCCCCAAGAGTACGTGCAGATGATCAACGAGAACGGCGGCAACATGCCCGGCGCCATCGGCGTGCCTGAGGATCAGCTCCGCCAGGCCGCCCGCCTGGCCGTGTGCAAGATCAACATCGACTCCGATCTGCGCCTGGCCATGACCGGCACCATCCGCAAGTACTTCGCCGAGCACCCCGCGGACTTCGACCCCCGCCAGTACCTGAAGCCCGCCCGCGCCAACATCAAGGAGCTGGTCAAGCACAAGCTCACCGACGTGCTGGGCTGCGACGGCAAGGCCTAA
- the xerC gene encoding tyrosine recombinase XerC, translated as MNLQLNKIKILLSWREALSGLDYRIEAPALIRDFLTYHETIQGHSKKTVDEYFLDLRTFFRFMKLEKGLVTRTAEFEEIPIGDVDIALAGSVTLTDVYSFMNYLSRDRSLGAPARARKIATIRSFYKYLTNKAKLLTENPVQDLDSPRMKKTLPRYLDLDQSLALLSSVDGANQERDYCILTLFLNCGLRISELVGLNLTDVRGDQLRVLGKGNKERILFLNDACQRAVEDWLAVRSRTAAADKNALFITRKHTRMTTDAVHYMVKQRLKKAGIDSNLYSSHKLRHTAATLMLQNGVDVRTLQEVLGHEHLNTTQIYTHVDNENLRLAAKANPLGRVKPKKQAPKDGGE; from the coding sequence GTGAACCTCCAACTCAACAAAATAAAAATTTTGTTGAGTTGGAGGGAGGCTCTGAGCGGTTTAGACTATAGAATCGAGGCCCCGGCGCTCATCCGGGACTTTTTAACCTACCATGAGACCATCCAGGGCCACTCGAAGAAAACCGTGGATGAATACTTCCTCGACCTGCGCACCTTTTTCCGTTTTATGAAGCTGGAAAAAGGTCTGGTTACGCGCACGGCTGAATTCGAGGAAATCCCCATCGGCGACGTGGACATCGCGCTGGCCGGCTCCGTGACGCTCACGGACGTGTATTCCTTTATGAACTACCTCAGCCGCGACCGCAGCCTGGGCGCGCCCGCCCGGGCCCGCAAAATCGCCACCATCCGTTCGTTTTATAAGTATCTCACCAACAAGGCCAAATTACTCACAGAAAATCCCGTTCAGGATTTGGACTCGCCCCGCATGAAAAAAACGCTGCCGCGCTATCTGGATTTGGACCAGAGCCTGGCGCTGCTGTCCAGCGTGGACGGGGCCAACCAGGAGCGCGACTACTGCATCCTGACCCTGTTCCTGAACTGCGGGCTGCGTATTTCGGAGTTAGTGGGACTTAATCTAACAGATGTTCGAGGAGATCAGCTCCGGGTGCTGGGCAAGGGCAACAAGGAGCGGATTCTGTTCCTGAACGACGCCTGCCAGCGCGCCGTCGAGGACTGGCTGGCCGTGCGCAGCAGGACGGCCGCCGCGGACAAAAACGCCCTGTTTATCACCCGCAAGCATACCCGCATGACCACCGACGCGGTGCACTACATGGTCAAGCAGCGGCTGAAAAAAGCGGGCATTGACAGCAACCTCTACTCCAGCCACAAGCTGCGACACACCGCCGCCACCCTGATGCTCCAGAACGGCGTGGACGTGCGCACCCTCCAGGAGGTGCTGGGCCACGAGCACCTCAACACCACCCAGATTTACACCCACGTGGACAACGAGAACCTCCGCCTGGCGGCCAAGGCCAACCCCCTGGGCAGAGTCAAGCCCAAGAAGCAGGCGCCCAAGGACGGCGGCGAATAG
- the radA gene encoding DNA repair protein RadA: MKAKILFYCTECGNETPKWAGKCPSCGAWNTIVEQPAETKKKPAGVSSAAGGRRTAGIARPRPMAEVTSTTELRFETGMSELDRVLGGGAVQGSLVLVGGAPGIGKSTLMLQICDNLCRFATVLYVSGEESERQIKLRAERLHVRGEGLYLLAETNLEDVVEAVNQLKPDVLIVDSIQTLYNGDLTTAPGSVGQVKDCTMALMQLAKGQGITVFVIGHVNKEGSIAGPKVLEHMVDCVLYFEGEQQNAYRILRAAKNRFGATNEIGVFEMSDGGLAEVPNPSEMLLSGRPQDAPGTCVTCVMEGVRPVLAEVQALLAPTSFNVPRRTSNGFDFNRSNLLLAVLEKRGGLMVSTCDAYINVIGGLFLDEPAADLAMVMALASSFRDKPVPNDLVAIGEVGLTGELRSVNALSQRLSEVRRMGFTKCIIPARSGGKLVEPDGLQLIKVKNIREALAAIL, translated from the coding sequence ATGAAGGCTAAAATACTGTTTTACTGTACGGAATGTGGCAATGAGACCCCGAAGTGGGCGGGCAAATGCCCGTCCTGCGGGGCCTGGAACACCATCGTGGAGCAGCCCGCCGAGACAAAAAAGAAGCCCGCCGGCGTGTCATCCGCCGCCGGGGGGCGGCGCACCGCGGGCATCGCCCGGCCCCGGCCCATGGCGGAGGTGACCTCCACCACCGAGCTGCGCTTTGAAACCGGTATGAGCGAGCTGGACCGGGTGCTGGGGGGCGGCGCGGTGCAGGGCTCCCTGGTGCTGGTGGGCGGCGCGCCGGGCATCGGAAAATCCACGCTGATGCTGCAAATCTGCGACAATTTATGCCGGTTTGCCACGGTTTTGTATGTATCCGGCGAGGAGTCGGAGCGGCAGATCAAGCTGCGGGCCGAGCGGCTCCACGTGCGGGGGGAGGGGCTCTACCTGCTGGCGGAGACCAATTTGGAGGACGTGGTGGAGGCGGTCAACCAGCTCAAGCCCGACGTGCTCATCGTAGACTCCATCCAGACCCTCTACAACGGCGATCTGACCACGGCCCCGGGCAGCGTGGGCCAGGTGAAGGACTGTACCATGGCCCTGATGCAGCTGGCCAAGGGGCAGGGGATTACCGTCTTTGTCATCGGCCACGTCAACAAGGAGGGCTCCATCGCGGGGCCCAAGGTGCTGGAGCACATGGTGGACTGTGTGCTCTATTTCGAGGGGGAGCAGCAGAACGCCTACCGCATCCTGCGGGCGGCCAAAAACCGATTCGGCGCCACCAACGAGATCGGTGTGTTTGAGATGAGCGACGGGGGGCTGGCCGAGGTGCCCAACCCGTCGGAGATGCTGCTCTCCGGCAGGCCCCAGGACGCGCCCGGCACCTGCGTTACCTGCGTGATGGAGGGGGTGCGCCCGGTGCTGGCCGAGGTGCAGGCCCTGCTGGCGCCCACCAGCTTCAACGTGCCCCGGCGGACCTCCAACGGCTTTGACTTCAACCGCTCCAATCTGCTGCTGGCCGTGCTGGAGAAGCGGGGCGGGCTGATGGTGAGTACCTGCGACGCCTATATCAACGTCATCGGCGGCCTGTTTTTGGACGAGCCCGCAGCGGATTTGGCTATGGTGATGGCGCTGGCCTCCAGCTTCCGGGACAAGCCCGTGCCCAACGACCTGGTGGCCATCGGAGAGGTGGGCCTGACGGGGGAGCTGCGCTCGGTAAACGCTTTGAGCCAGCGCCTAAGCGAGGTGCGGCGCATGGGCTTCACCAAATGTATAATTCCGGCCCGCAGCGGCGGCAAGCTGGTGGAGCCGGACGGGCTGCAGCTCATCAAGGTCAAAAATATCCGCGAGGCGCTGGCTGCGATTCTGTAG
- the ligA gene encoding DNA ligase yields the protein MDDRQEIERLRAELEQANYDYYVLDNPTMSDFDFDHKLRRLEELEAAHPELITPDSPTQRVGGKVAEGFQEVVHRVPLESLQDVFDLEELEEFDQRVRAAVGEVEYDVEPKVDGLSVALEYENGVFVRGATRGNGQKGEDVTENLKTVKSIPLRLEDKLPSFIVRGEVVMPKQVFEQLNEERELRGEALFANPRNAAAGSMRQLDPKIAAARRLDIRVFNIQWAEGKTFQTHTETLEYLEQQRFKVIPHYTCKTIAEAAERIMEMGEGREVYPFDIDGAVVKVNNLADRETLGSTAKFPRWAAAYKYPPEQKPSRVVDIVVQVGRTGVLTPKAVVEPVRLAGTTVQSATLHNQDFIAEKDIRIGDTVLVQKAGEIIPEIVEVLKDKRPEGTVPYVLPDRCPVCGAAVERDEDGAHVRCTGAECPAQLLRNLTHFASRDAMDIEGLGPAVVEALVGAGMVKTPADLYHLDVQAVAALERLGKKSAENLLAAIETSKDNDLSRLLFAFGIRQVGQKAAKVLAARFGSMDALAAATEEELTAVPDIGGITARSLTEWLHSPQSEHLIAALREAGVNMLSREEPVGDALAGKTFVLTGTLEGFTRDEAGARIEALGGKVSGSVSKKTSYVVAGEAAGSKLKKAQDLGVAVLTEEEFIKLLEQAE from the coding sequence ATGGACGATAGACAGGAAATCGAACGGCTCCGCGCCGAGCTGGAGCAGGCCAATTACGACTACTACGTGCTGGACAACCCCACCATGAGCGACTTCGACTTCGACCACAAGCTCCGCCGCCTGGAGGAGCTGGAGGCGGCCCACCCCGAGCTGATCACCCCCGATTCCCCCACCCAGCGGGTGGGGGGCAAGGTGGCCGAGGGCTTCCAGGAGGTGGTTCACAGGGTCCCGCTGGAGAGCCTGCAGGACGTGTTCGACCTGGAGGAGCTGGAGGAGTTCGACCAGCGGGTGCGCGCCGCGGTGGGCGAGGTGGAGTACGACGTGGAGCCCAAGGTGGACGGGCTCTCCGTGGCCCTGGAGTACGAGAACGGCGTCTTTGTCCGGGGGGCCACCCGGGGCAACGGCCAGAAGGGGGAGGACGTCACCGAGAATTTAAAGACTGTAAAGTCAATCCCCCTGCGCCTGGAGGACAAGCTGCCCAGCTTCATTGTCCGGGGCGAGGTGGTGATGCCCAAGCAGGTCTTCGAGCAGCTCAACGAGGAGCGGGAGCTGCGGGGGGAGGCCCTCTTCGCCAACCCCAGGAACGCCGCGGCGGGCTCCATGCGGCAGCTTGACCCCAAAATCGCCGCCGCCCGGCGGCTGGACATCCGGGTGTTTAACATCCAGTGGGCAGAGGGTAAGACCTTTCAAACCCATACGGAGACGCTGGAGTACCTGGAGCAGCAGCGCTTTAAAGTGATTCCGCATTACACCTGTAAAACCATCGCCGAGGCGGCGGAGCGCATCATGGAGATGGGGGAGGGCCGTGAGGTGTACCCCTTTGACATTGACGGCGCGGTTGTAAAGGTAAATAACCTTGCAGATCGGGAAACCCTGGGCAGCACCGCAAAATTTCCCCGCTGGGCGGCGGCCTACAAGTATCCGCCGGAGCAGAAGCCCTCCAGGGTGGTGGACATCGTGGTCCAGGTGGGCCGCACCGGCGTGCTCACGCCCAAGGCGGTAGTGGAACCGGTGCGGCTGGCGGGAACCACGGTCCAGAGCGCCACCCTCCACAACCAGGATTTCATCGCGGAGAAGGACATCCGCATTGGGGATACGGTGCTAGTACAAAAGGCGGGGGAGATCATCCCTGAGATCGTGGAGGTGCTGAAGGACAAGCGTCCCGAGGGCACCGTGCCCTACGTGCTGCCCGACCGCTGCCCGGTTTGCGGCGCGGCGGTGGAGCGGGACGAGGACGGGGCCCACGTGCGCTGCACCGGCGCCGAGTGCCCGGCCCAACTGCTGCGCAACCTGACCCACTTCGCCTCCAGGGACGCTATGGACATTGAGGGCCTGGGGCCCGCGGTGGTGGAGGCGCTGGTGGGCGCGGGCATGGTTAAGACCCCCGCCGACCTCTATCACCTGGACGTCCAGGCGGTGGCCGCCCTGGAGCGCCTGGGCAAAAAGTCGGCGGAAAACCTGCTCGCCGCCATAGAAACCTCCAAGGACAACGATCTGTCCCGGCTGCTCTTCGCCTTCGGCATCCGCCAGGTGGGGCAGAAGGCGGCCAAGGTCCTCGCCGCCCGCTTCGGCAGCATGGACGCCCTGGCGGCGGCCACGGAGGAGGAGCTCACCGCCGTGCCCGACATCGGCGGCATCACGGCCCGCAGCTTGACCGAGTGGCTCCACAGCCCCCAGAGCGAGCACCTTATCGCCGCGCTGCGGGAGGCCGGGGTGAACATGCTCAGCCGCGAGGAGCCGGTGGGGGACGCGCTGGCGGGGAAGACCTTCGTGCTCACCGGCACGCTGGAGGGCTTCACCCGGGACGAGGCGGGGGCGCGCATCGAGGCCCTGGGCGGCAAGGTGTCTGGCTCCGTGTCCAAAAAGACCTCCTACGTGGTGGCGGGGGAGGCCGCCGGGTCCAAGCTGAAAAAGGCGCAGGACCTGGGCGTCGCCGTGCTGACGGAGGAGGAATTTATTAAGCTGCTGGAGCAGGCCGAATAG
- a CDS encoding sporulation protein YunB, with product MLLSIVLGVGLALCCIRAFDAQIRPVVTDMAQARANNAVTRIIDDVVNGTLSAQAVAYSDIVSLQKDDSGRITAMTTSTAKINALRTQILDAIVEQVNSLDTGELGVPLGNLTGLVTASGRGPLVPVRILSVAAPEAAFRNVFTSAGINQTLHQVVLDVSVPIKLLIPGGTVETTVTAQVGVAETVIVGQVPDAYLQFGASP from the coding sequence GTGCTCCTCTCCATCGTTTTGGGCGTGGGGCTGGCCCTGTGCTGTATCCGCGCGTTTGACGCCCAGATCCGGCCGGTGGTCACGGACATGGCGCAGGCCAGGGCAAACAACGCCGTGACCCGGATCATCGACGATGTGGTCAACGGGACGCTCTCCGCCCAAGCCGTGGCCTACAGCGACATCGTGTCCCTGCAGAAGGACGACAGCGGGCGGATTACCGCCATGACCACGAGCACTGCCAAAATCAACGCCCTGCGCACACAGATACTGGACGCCATCGTGGAGCAAGTAAACAGCCTTGACACCGGGGAGCTGGGCGTCCCGCTGGGCAACCTGACCGGCCTGGTGACCGCCTCCGGCCGGGGTCCCCTGGTGCCGGTGCGGATTCTGTCCGTGGCCGCCCCGGAGGCCGCCTTCCGCAACGTGTTCACCAGCGCGGGGATCAACCAGACCCTGCACCAGGTCGTGCTGGACGTGTCGGTGCCCATCAAGCTGCTGATCCCGGGCGGGACGGTGGAGACCACCGTGACCGCCCAGGTGGGGGTGGCGGAGACCGTCATCGTGGGGCAGGTGCCCGACGCCTATCTGCAATTCGGCGCCTCGCCCTGA
- a CDS encoding aminopeptidase, producing MDILKTLQALNACHGPSGDEKEIAAAIEKLAAPYADKIKTDTLGNLIVRKKGSGPKIMFSAHMDSIGFIVTHIDEKGYLRFGKVGGLCAADLLATPVRFKNGVRGVVSLDSKVKPKDMKLDDLFIDIGAKDGEEAKSKVQVGDTAVYDTPAFASGGRLYSPYMDNRIACVILLMALEQLKKTDNDLYFVFSVQEELGLRGARTAAYGIDPDYGVAVDVTDSDDIPGAPHDGTSRFGGGAAVKVMDSSVICHPAMVSKLEALAGERDIKAQRDIIRAGGTDAGAIHQTRAGVTTGGISIPCRYIHSPMEAVDAGDVEACARLVAAFAEARLD from the coding sequence ATGGATATTTTAAAGACGCTCCAGGCCCTCAACGCCTGCCACGGCCCCTCCGGGGACGAAAAAGAGATCGCCGCCGCCATCGAGAAGCTGGCCGCCCCCTATGCCGACAAAATCAAGACCGACACCCTGGGCAATCTCATTGTCCGCAAAAAGGGGAGCGGCCCCAAGATTATGTTCTCCGCCCACATGGACTCCATCGGCTTCATCGTCACCCACATCGACGAGAAGGGCTATCTGCGCTTCGGCAAGGTGGGCGGGCTCTGCGCCGCGGACCTGCTGGCCACCCCGGTGCGCTTCAAAAACGGCGTGCGGGGCGTGGTGTCTCTGGACAGCAAGGTGAAGCCCAAGGACATGAAGCTGGACGATCTGTTCATCGACATCGGCGCCAAGGACGGGGAAGAGGCCAAGTCTAAGGTGCAGGTGGGGGACACCGCCGTGTACGACACCCCCGCCTTTGCCTCCGGCGGCCGGCTCTACTCCCCCTATATGGACAACCGTATCGCCTGCGTTATCCTGCTCATGGCTCTGGAGCAGCTCAAAAAGACCGACAACGACCTGTACTTCGTCTTCTCCGTCCAGGAGGAGCTGGGCCTGCGTGGGGCGCGCACGGCGGCCTACGGCATCGACCCGGACTACGGCGTCGCCGTGGACGTGACCGACTCCGACGACATCCCCGGCGCGCCCCACGACGGCACCAGCCGCTTCGGCGGCGGCGCCGCGGTGAAGGTAATGGACAGCTCGGTCATCTGCCACCCCGCCATGGTCTCCAAGCTGGAGGCGCTGGCAGGGGAGCGGGACATCAAGGCCCAGCGGGACATCATCCGCGCCGGGGGCACCGACGCGGGCGCCATCCATCAGACCCGCGCCGGCGTGACCACCGGCGGCATCTCCATCCCCTGCCGTTATATCCACTCCCCCATGGAGGCGGTGGACGCCGGGGACGTGGAGGCCTGCGCCAGGCTGGTGGCCGCATTCGCCGAGGCCAGGCTGGACTGA
- a CDS encoding aminopeptidase: MLNTIKELCLLNGVSSFEDEVRAYLREKAAPYADELRVDALGNLIVFKRGRKPTGNKLLLCAHMDEVGLIIRHITDEGYLKFSCVGGIDRRVLIGKPVAVGPGRIPGVIGLKAYHLVSAEEEKRVPKVEDLYIDIGAKDKAAAEALVPIGEFAAFAGDVMEFGDGMIKAKALDDRIGCAVLLELLREDLPLDCTFAFTVQEEVGTRGAFGAAFSVTPEIALVLETTTAADLPGMDDHKKVCRPGGGPVIPFMDGGSVADRGLFELLRGLAEDNGIPWQTKHYISGGNDAAAIQRTKEGVRTAVLSAAVRYLHAPASVACIRDFDQMLTLARLFLDAVAGQ; this comes from the coding sequence GTGCTGAATACCATCAAGGAGCTCTGCCTCTTAAACGGCGTGTCCAGCTTTGAGGACGAGGTGCGCGCCTATCTCAGGGAGAAGGCCGCGCCCTACGCCGACGAGCTGCGGGTGGACGCGCTGGGCAACCTGATCGTCTTTAAGCGGGGCAGGAAGCCCACTGGGAACAAGCTGCTGCTCTGCGCCCACATGGACGAGGTTGGACTTATCATCCGCCACATCACCGACGAGGGCTATTTAAAGTTCTCCTGTGTGGGCGGCATCGACCGCCGGGTGCTCATCGGCAAGCCGGTGGCCGTGGGCCCCGGGCGCATCCCCGGCGTCATCGGCCTGAAGGCCTACCACCTGGTGAGCGCGGAGGAGGAGAAGCGCGTCCCCAAGGTGGAGGATCTGTATATCGACATCGGCGCCAAGGACAAGGCCGCCGCCGAGGCCCTGGTGCCCATCGGCGAGTTCGCCGCCTTCGCGGGCGACGTCATGGAGTTCGGCGACGGCATGATCAAGGCCAAGGCCCTGGACGACCGCATCGGCTGCGCGGTACTGCTGGAACTGCTGCGCGAGGATCTGCCCCTGGACTGCACCTTCGCCTTCACCGTGCAGGAGGAGGTGGGCACCCGGGGCGCCTTCGGCGCGGCCTTCTCGGTCACGCCCGAGATCGCCCTGGTGCTGGAGACCACCACCGCCGCCGACCTGCCCGGCATGGACGATCACAAGAAGGTCTGCCGCCCCGGCGGCGGGCCGGTCATCCCCTTTATGGATGGCGGCTCGGTGGCTGACCGGGGCCTCTTCGAGCTGCTGCGGGGCCTGGCGGAGGACAACGGCATCCCCTGGCAGACCAAGCACTATATCTCCGGCGGCAACGACGCCGCGGCCATCCAGCGCACCAAGGAGGGCGTGCGCACGGCGGTGCTGTCCGCCGCGGTGCGCTACCTCCACGCCCCGGCCAGCGTGGCCTGTATTCGGGACTTTGACCAAATGCTCACACTGGCGCGGCTCTTCCTGGACGCCGTGGCCGGGCAATAA